One genomic segment of Thermodesulfobacterium sp. TA1 includes these proteins:
- the acs gene encoding acetate--CoA ligase alpha subunit, protein MLDFIFKPTSIAVVGASEEEKKIGHVILKNLLTQGYTGKIFPINPKRKEILGLKCYSSVSSVKEKIDLAIIVVPAKVVPSVLKDCGEAGVKGVVVITAGFKETGEEGARLEREIIETIKKYGIRMVGPNCLGVINTEIGMNATFAPELPPKGRVSFFSQSGALGVALIDWAIGSGFGFGKFVSFGNKADLNETDFLDYFGEDEDTDIILGYIEDIKDGKRFIEVAQKVAKKKPVIIIKSGATEAGARAASSHTGALAGSDRAFSEAFRKAGVIRVEGIKELFEVAEIFKSGKLPAGEKLLIVTNAGGPGIIAADTAEKTGLKLYPMSKESIEYLAERLPSTAALYNPVDVIGDATSERYLVVLERAIIDPNVDGVCVILTPQAMTDVENIAKIVVEKSQETAKPFIGCFIGGPKVKQATLYLKQNNIACYEDPLIAVSAYSKLVSYVKYKNREEEEYVRFPIPEEVKKEINLILETLRDAGVNVIGEENAMKILSFYGIEFPKRGLARTPDEAVKIAEQIGYPVVMKISSPHIVHKTDVGGVKIGLKDEKEVKEAFFEMTINVKRAIPGAYIKGVNIYEMVSGGKEVILGVTYDNTFGHMLMFGLGGIYVEVLKDVSFRLAPVSKKEAYEMLTEIKGKKLLEGVRGEKPCDKDAIVDKILRLSQLVQDFPIIKEIDINPYLVKEVGGVALDARIIIG, encoded by the coding sequence ATGTTGGATTTCATTTTTAAGCCTACAAGCATAGCGGTAGTAGGTGCTTCTGAGGAGGAAAAAAAGATAGGGCATGTCATCCTAAAAAACCTTTTAACCCAAGGATATACTGGCAAAATTTTTCCTATAAATCCTAAAAGGAAAGAAATACTTGGGCTTAAGTGTTATTCTTCGGTATCGTCTGTAAAGGAAAAGATAGACTTAGCCATAATCGTGGTTCCGGCTAAAGTAGTCCCTTCTGTGTTAAAAGATTGCGGAGAGGCTGGAGTGAAAGGGGTGGTGGTGATTACTGCAGGGTTTAAAGAAACCGGTGAAGAGGGGGCAAGGCTTGAAAGAGAAATTATAGAAACGATTAAAAAGTATGGGATTAGGATGGTAGGTCCCAACTGCTTGGGGGTAATAAACACTGAAATAGGGATGAACGCTACTTTTGCCCCAGAGCTTCCACCTAAAGGTAGGGTTTCCTTTTTTTCTCAATCTGGGGCTTTAGGGGTAGCTTTGATAGATTGGGCAATAGGAAGTGGTTTTGGTTTTGGAAAGTTCGTAAGTTTTGGGAACAAGGCTGACTTAAACGAAACAGATTTTTTAGACTATTTTGGGGAAGATGAAGACACAGATATCATCCTTGGTTACATAGAAGATATCAAAGATGGCAAACGTTTTATAGAAGTTGCCCAAAAGGTAGCCAAGAAAAAACCGGTTATCATCATAAAATCTGGTGCTACTGAGGCTGGTGCTAGAGCGGCTTCTTCACATACAGGGGCTTTAGCCGGTTCAGATAGGGCTTTCAGTGAAGCCTTCAGAAAAGCTGGAGTGATACGAGTTGAGGGGATAAAAGAACTTTTTGAAGTTGCTGAGATTTTTAAAAGTGGAAAACTTCCTGCAGGAGAAAAATTACTTATTGTTACCAACGCAGGTGGTCCTGGAATTATAGCGGCAGATACCGCAGAAAAAACCGGGCTTAAGCTCTATCCTATGTCTAAGGAATCTATCGAATACTTAGCAGAAAGGCTACCCTCTACGGCTGCCCTTTACAACCCTGTAGATGTAATAGGAGATGCTACTTCAGAAAGATATTTGGTGGTTTTAGAAAGGGCGATAATTGACCCAAACGTAGATGGAGTTTGTGTAATCCTTACTCCTCAAGCCATGACAGATGTAGAAAACATTGCCAAAATAGTGGTTGAAAAAAGTCAAGAGACAGCAAAACCTTTTATAGGCTGTTTTATCGGAGGGCCTAAGGTCAAACAAGCAACCCTTTACTTAAAACAAAACAATATAGCCTGCTATGAAGACCCATTAATAGCTGTAAGTGCTTATAGTAAGTTAGTAAGCTACGTAAAATATAAAAACAGAGAAGAAGAGGAATATGTAAGATTCCCTATCCCTGAAGAGGTTAAAAAAGAAATAAATCTTATCCTTGAAACTCTTAGAGATGCCGGAGTAAACGTTATAGGAGAAGAAAACGCCATGAAGATATTAAGTTTCTATGGGATTGAGTTTCCTAAAAGAGGTCTTGCCAGAACCCCTGATGAAGCGGTTAAAATTGCAGAACAAATCGGCTACCCTGTAGTTATGAAAATTAGTTCCCCTCATATCGTCCATAAAACTGATGTTGGAGGCGTAAAAATAGGTCTTAAAGATGAAAAAGAAGTAAAAGAAGCCTTTTTTGAGATGACGATAAACGTTAAAAGAGCTATACCTGGGGCTTATATTAAAGGGGTAAACATCTATGAAATGGTAAGCGGCGGAAAAGAAGTAATCTTAGGGGTAACTTATGATAATACCTTTGGACATATGCTAATGTTTGGTTTAGGTGGAATCTATGTAGAGGTCTTAAAAGATGTAAGTTTTAGACTTGCACCGGTAAGCAAAAAAGAAGCCTACGAAATGTTAACAGAAATAAAAGGCAAAAAACTATTAGAAGGGGTAAGAGGAGAAAAGCCTTGCGACAAAGACGCCATAGTAGACAAAATACTTCGATTATCTCAGTTGGTCCAAGATTTCCCTATCATTAAAGAAATAGACATCAACCCTTACTTGGTAAAAGAAGTAGGAGGTGTAGCTTTAGACGCAAGAATAATTATAGGGTAA
- a CDS encoding DRTGG domain-containing protein → MKAIFLVSNRPFTGRNVLALGLALNLKEKGNKVGYMKLIGKVPIKVGDKILDEEAMFIHQVLESEDPVEWSCPFVFTYDIQYKLFEGEGVSLDQQIKEVIKKQAELKDYLFVVGGDNIFEGYSLGIDCFHLIKELDAKGVIVQLWDGETSVDDILGIRELLGASFAGAVINKVPVEEYPYVKEKVVSYLEGKGVEVLGVFKRDKLLEAVTVRTLLEVVNGGIVCCEDKLDEFVENITIGAMDPENAMRYFLRIPNKVVITGVNRTDIQILALETSTKCLLLTGGLYPSEMVVNIAKTKGVPVVVTSLDTFSSVEKIQGLVGKAILKEKGKALRAKEMIAKDFKLERFLSKVNNNKPQ, encoded by the coding sequence ATGAAGGCTATATTTTTAGTGTCAAACAGACCTTTTACCGGAAGAAACGTTTTAGCTTTAGGACTGGCTTTAAACCTTAAAGAAAAAGGTAATAAGGTTGGGTACATGAAGCTAATAGGTAAAGTTCCGATAAAGGTAGGAGATAAGATCCTTGACGAAGAAGCCATGTTTATCCATCAGGTCTTAGAAAGTGAAGACCCGGTTGAGTGGTCCTGCCCGTTTGTGTTTACTTATGATATCCAGTATAAACTTTTTGAAGGAGAAGGTGTAAGTTTAGACCAACAGATAAAAGAGGTGATAAAAAAACAAGCTGAACTTAAAGATTATCTTTTTGTCGTAGGAGGAGACAACATTTTTGAAGGCTACAGCCTGGGGATAGATTGTTTTCATTTGATAAAAGAGTTAGATGCCAAGGGAGTAATAGTTCAGCTTTGGGATGGGGAGACCTCGGTAGACGATATCCTTGGGATAAGGGAGCTTTTGGGTGCAAGTTTTGCGGGTGCGGTGATAAACAAGGTCCCTGTTGAGGAGTATCCTTATGTAAAGGAGAAGGTGGTGTCTTATTTAGAAGGGAAAGGGGTAGAGGTTTTAGGGGTATTTAAGCGGGATAAGTTGCTTGAGGCAGTAACGGTTAGGACGTTGCTTGAGGTGGTTAACGGAGGGATAGTGTGTTGTGAGGATAAGCTTGATGAGTTTGTAGAGAACATAACGATCGGTGCGATGGACCCTGAGAATGCGATGAGGTATTTTTTGAGGATACCTAACAAGGTGGTGATAACCGGTGTAAACAGGACAGACATTCAGATTTTAGCCTTAGAGACCTCTACTAAGTGTTTACTTTTGACAGGAGGATTATACCCAAGTGAGATGGTGGTTAACATAGCTAAGACCAAAGGGGTGCCTGTGGTGGTTACTTCTCTTGATACCTTTTCCTCGGTTGAAAAAATACAAGGTTTAGTAGGTAAAGCCATTCTTAAAGAAAAAGGCAAAGCTTTAAGGGCTAAAGAGATGATAGCTAAGGACTTCAAATTAGAAAGGTTTTTATCTAAAGTGAACAACAATAAACCACAATAA